In Thunnus albacares chromosome 10, fThuAlb1.1, whole genome shotgun sequence, a single window of DNA contains:
- the LOC122991105 gene encoding uncharacterized protein LOC122991105 isoform X2, with product MLLTILTLSCFALGSSINDHDYTEYDHKRCYGRDFRFPFEYTPPGFRGQIYFTPSKTGGSRKLVMENGEAKDPRLKVSLNSVTLEHLTERDEGTFSISVDGNRLHDVIELEITECAEQVVRSYNGRYSYNVPRGAEFLEFTPIFRLDQPRVLWNRTDPQTNTGGRGHVKRNVWEISELTQADNGFYNFRKKDKTLLSRIKLIVQEHKTYYDAKVKEELHITYPVAFTPWNMAFTPKGEKKSIMLMRAGNLVEEDDSMSESFTLRWRIYKMKTALFIDPVESTDSGAFEFRDQEGNLVLVVQVKVEDAFGIILVIGCCCCCCCLRKRTYKTSSAKRESTPQTAAAPAAYYHGRNQPEGPSYSAAPPHPAYSHQPYNALGTQEPTREPTTSLGPPAYNPVDIHVNPTQPEVAVPGGQGAAPTFSMGSDCLSSDSGPMFELKGVNFPSAPPLSSNSAYNDVYTSDKLNFL from the exons ATGTTACTGACAATCTTAACACTGTCCTGTTTCGCCTTAG GTTCATCCATAAATGACCATGACTATACTGAATATGACCATAAGCGGTGCTATGGCAGAGATTTTCGCTTCCCATTTGAATATACACCACCTGGTTTCCGTGGACAGATATATTTCACTCCGAGTAAGACAGGGGGATCCAGGAAGCTAGTGATGGAAAACGGGGAG GCGAAGGACCCACGCTTGAAGGTTTCTTTGAATTCAGTTACTTTGGAACATTTGACAGAAAGAGATGAGGGAACTTTTTCGATCTCAGTTGATGGCAACAGACTACATGATGTCATCGAACTGGAAATTACAG aGTGTGCTGAACAAGTGGTGAGGTCTTACAACGGTAGGTACTCCTACAATGTTCCTAGAGGGGCTGAATTCTTGGAGTTCACTCCCATCTTCAGACTGGACCAGCCAAGGGTCCTGTGGAATCGCACAGACCCTCAGACCAATACGGGAGGCAGAGGGCATGTGAAGCGTAATGTCTGGGAGATTTCCGAACTCACTCAGGCAGACAACGGCTTCTACAACTTcaggaaaaaagacaagacttTGCTATCAAGGATAAAGCTCATAGTACAAG agcacaaaaCATACTATGATGCAAAGGTGAAGGAGGAACTCCACATCACATATCCTGTGGCCTTTACCCCGTGGAACATGGCCTTCACTCCTAAAGGGGAGAAAAAGAGCATAATGCTGATGAGAGCTGGCAATCTGGTTGAAGAAGACGACTCGATGTCAGAATCTTTTACTCTAAGGTGGAGAATTTACAAGATGAAGACAGCATTATTTATTGATCCTGTGGAAAGCACAGACTCTGGTGCCTTTGAGTTCAGAGACCAGGAGGGCAACCTGGTCCTTGTTGTGCAGGTGAAAGTAGAAGATG CTTTTGGCATTATCCTTGTGatcggctgctgctgctgctgctgctgcttgaggAAGCGCACTTATAAAACGAGCTCTGCGAAAAGGGAGTCCACTCCTCAAACTGCAGCGGCACCTGCTGCATATTACCAT GGTAGAAATCAACCTGAAGGCCCAAGTTACTCTGCTGCACCACCTCATCCAGCTTACTCTCATCAGCCTTATAATGCTCTGGGCACTCAAGAACCTACTAGAGAACCAACTACCTCCCTTGGGCCCCCG GCGTACAACCCAGTGGATATCCATGTGAACCCGACTCAGCCTGAG GTTGCAGTTCCAGGAGGGCAAGGAGCAGCTCCAACTTTCTCAATGGGCTCCGATTGTCTCTCCTCAGACTCTGGACCAATGTTTGAGCTGAAAGGAGTAAActttccctctgctcctcccCTCAGCTCAAACTCAGCTTATAATGATGTTTACACCTCAGACAAACTCAACTTCCTGTAG
- the LOC122991105 gene encoding uncharacterized protein LOC122991105 isoform X1: MLLTILTLSCFALGSSINDHDYTEYDHKRCYGRDFRFPFEYTPPGFRGQIYFTPSKTGGSRKLVMENGEAKDPRLKVSLNSVTLEHLTERDEGTFSISVDGNRLHDVIELEITECAEQVVRSYNGRYSYNVPRGAEFLEFTPIFRLDQPRVLWNRTDPQTNTGGRGHVKRNVWEISELTQADNGFYNFRKKDKTLLSRIKLIVQEHKTYYDAKVKEELHITYPVAFTPWNMAFTPKGEKKSIMLMRAGNLVEEDDSMSESFTLRWRIYKMKTALFIDPVESTDSGAFEFRDQEGNLVLVVQVKVEDGFPPAYVYALIAFGIILVIGCCCCCCCLRKRTYKTSSAKRESTPQTAAAPAAYYHGRNQPEGPSYSAAPPHPAYSHQPYNALGTQEPTREPTTSLGPPAYNPVDIHVNPTQPEVAVPGGQGAAPTFSMGSDCLSSDSGPMFELKGVNFPSAPPLSSNSAYNDVYTSDKLNFL; encoded by the exons ATGTTACTGACAATCTTAACACTGTCCTGTTTCGCCTTAG GTTCATCCATAAATGACCATGACTATACTGAATATGACCATAAGCGGTGCTATGGCAGAGATTTTCGCTTCCCATTTGAATATACACCACCTGGTTTCCGTGGACAGATATATTTCACTCCGAGTAAGACAGGGGGATCCAGGAAGCTAGTGATGGAAAACGGGGAG GCGAAGGACCCACGCTTGAAGGTTTCTTTGAATTCAGTTACTTTGGAACATTTGACAGAAAGAGATGAGGGAACTTTTTCGATCTCAGTTGATGGCAACAGACTACATGATGTCATCGAACTGGAAATTACAG aGTGTGCTGAACAAGTGGTGAGGTCTTACAACGGTAGGTACTCCTACAATGTTCCTAGAGGGGCTGAATTCTTGGAGTTCACTCCCATCTTCAGACTGGACCAGCCAAGGGTCCTGTGGAATCGCACAGACCCTCAGACCAATACGGGAGGCAGAGGGCATGTGAAGCGTAATGTCTGGGAGATTTCCGAACTCACTCAGGCAGACAACGGCTTCTACAACTTcaggaaaaaagacaagacttTGCTATCAAGGATAAAGCTCATAGTACAAG agcacaaaaCATACTATGATGCAAAGGTGAAGGAGGAACTCCACATCACATATCCTGTGGCCTTTACCCCGTGGAACATGGCCTTCACTCCTAAAGGGGAGAAAAAGAGCATAATGCTGATGAGAGCTGGCAATCTGGTTGAAGAAGACGACTCGATGTCAGAATCTTTTACTCTAAGGTGGAGAATTTACAAGATGAAGACAGCATTATTTATTGATCCTGTGGAAAGCACAGACTCTGGTGCCTTTGAGTTCAGAGACCAGGAGGGCAACCTGGTCCTTGTTGTGCAGGTGAAAGTAGAAGATG GTTTTCCTCCTGCATATGTTTATGCTCTTATAGCTTTTGGCATTATCCTTGTGatcggctgctgctgctgctgctgctgcttgaggAAGCGCACTTATAAAACGAGCTCTGCGAAAAGGGAGTCCACTCCTCAAACTGCAGCGGCACCTGCTGCATATTACCAT GGTAGAAATCAACCTGAAGGCCCAAGTTACTCTGCTGCACCACCTCATCCAGCTTACTCTCATCAGCCTTATAATGCTCTGGGCACTCAAGAACCTACTAGAGAACCAACTACCTCCCTTGGGCCCCCG GCGTACAACCCAGTGGATATCCATGTGAACCCGACTCAGCCTGAG GTTGCAGTTCCAGGAGGGCAAGGAGCAGCTCCAACTTTCTCAATGGGCTCCGATTGTCTCTCCTCAGACTCTGGACCAATGTTTGAGCTGAAAGGAGTAAActttccctctgctcctcccCTCAGCTCAAACTCAGCTTATAATGATGTTTACACCTCAGACAAACTCAACTTCCTGTAG
- the LOC122991105 gene encoding uncharacterized protein LOC122991105 isoform X3, with product MENGEAKDPRLKVSLNSVTLEHLTERDEGTFSISVDGNRLHDVIELEITECAEQVVRSYNGRYSYNVPRGAEFLEFTPIFRLDQPRVLWNRTDPQTNTGGRGHVKRNVWEISELTQADNGFYNFRKKDKTLLSRIKLIVQEHKTYYDAKVKEELHITYPVAFTPWNMAFTPKGEKKSIMLMRAGNLVEEDDSMSESFTLRWRIYKMKTALFIDPVESTDSGAFEFRDQEGNLVLVVQVKVEDGFPPAYVYALIAFGIILVIGCCCCCCCLRKRTYKTSSAKRESTPQTAAAPAAYYHGRNQPEGPSYSAAPPHPAYSHQPYNALGTQEPTREPTTSLGPPAYNPVDIHVNPTQPEVAVPGGQGAAPTFSMGSDCLSSDSGPMFELKGVNFPSAPPLSSNSAYNDVYTSDKLNFL from the exons ATGGAAAACGGGGAG GCGAAGGACCCACGCTTGAAGGTTTCTTTGAATTCAGTTACTTTGGAACATTTGACAGAAAGAGATGAGGGAACTTTTTCGATCTCAGTTGATGGCAACAGACTACATGATGTCATCGAACTGGAAATTACAG aGTGTGCTGAACAAGTGGTGAGGTCTTACAACGGTAGGTACTCCTACAATGTTCCTAGAGGGGCTGAATTCTTGGAGTTCACTCCCATCTTCAGACTGGACCAGCCAAGGGTCCTGTGGAATCGCACAGACCCTCAGACCAATACGGGAGGCAGAGGGCATGTGAAGCGTAATGTCTGGGAGATTTCCGAACTCACTCAGGCAGACAACGGCTTCTACAACTTcaggaaaaaagacaagacttTGCTATCAAGGATAAAGCTCATAGTACAAG agcacaaaaCATACTATGATGCAAAGGTGAAGGAGGAACTCCACATCACATATCCTGTGGCCTTTACCCCGTGGAACATGGCCTTCACTCCTAAAGGGGAGAAAAAGAGCATAATGCTGATGAGAGCTGGCAATCTGGTTGAAGAAGACGACTCGATGTCAGAATCTTTTACTCTAAGGTGGAGAATTTACAAGATGAAGACAGCATTATTTATTGATCCTGTGGAAAGCACAGACTCTGGTGCCTTTGAGTTCAGAGACCAGGAGGGCAACCTGGTCCTTGTTGTGCAGGTGAAAGTAGAAGATG GTTTTCCTCCTGCATATGTTTATGCTCTTATAGCTTTTGGCATTATCCTTGTGatcggctgctgctgctgctgctgctgcttgaggAAGCGCACTTATAAAACGAGCTCTGCGAAAAGGGAGTCCACTCCTCAAACTGCAGCGGCACCTGCTGCATATTACCAT GGTAGAAATCAACCTGAAGGCCCAAGTTACTCTGCTGCACCACCTCATCCAGCTTACTCTCATCAGCCTTATAATGCTCTGGGCACTCAAGAACCTACTAGAGAACCAACTACCTCCCTTGGGCCCCCG GCGTACAACCCAGTGGATATCCATGTGAACCCGACTCAGCCTGAG GTTGCAGTTCCAGGAGGGCAAGGAGCAGCTCCAACTTTCTCAATGGGCTCCGATTGTCTCTCCTCAGACTCTGGACCAATGTTTGAGCTGAAAGGAGTAAActttccctctgctcctcccCTCAGCTCAAACTCAGCTTATAATGATGTTTACACCTCAGACAAACTCAACTTCCTGTAG
- the LOC122991104 gene encoding uncharacterized protein LOC122991104 isoform X2: MSSCALLAALFSLPLALGWVVLGDREEAQMVCAGKEFRLPVYSISRTVTFTPNPPGMRRVLLEKTIVKDPRFEWTRDKMLVLKEVTHEDQGLYAIKLSSGFTYETVRLTVSECIKYYQRNYGDNFEHNIPENASLLEFSPRGSPPEAMPVVLWNWTDPDTSDMGRGRLLRGRKVWVAERVTQADQGNYTVRDGRGKVLSRSTLTVRGHAFNVTRFTKESLNLPLFLPVPHANLIFTPARHPDETSLGPFDPKPPRGPVQLIREGQITDYDMRYRGLISLGRNGSINEVIIVRLTSRHDGVYEIRDGDGNLVSSTFLQVIEKGGRWRALLKSITVPSGMFVSLAGFILFMKRYPNCTISQIFAGFRAIRTPPANPPRVNIQDYSQPCIQPSGFSHSQQPGTPRKWIPRASPTHTGYAPVIAGTPSQLTPAHVRAENQEAQRLAAGSSPSHNLTTEETSNEEERKISFSVPGASDCLHSSEDCVQFQIKKDGDKERWSKSEEYFSALPLDTDTSESCTVYTSEKLNHL, encoded by the exons ATGTCCTCTTGTGCTCTACTCGCTGCCCTTTTCAGCCTCCCTCTTGCTTTGG GTTGGGTTGTGCTGG GTGACAGAGAAGAAGCCCAGATGGTTTGTGCCGGGAAGGAATTCCGTCTGCCGGTGTACTCGATATCAAGAACTGTGACTTTTACGCCGAACCCTCCAGGAATGAGGCGTGTCCTGCTGGAAAAAACCATT GTAAAGGACCCACGGTTCGAATGGACCAGAGATAAGATGCTAGTCCTGAAAGAAGTGACTCATGAAGATCAGGGACTTTACGCCATCAAACTGTCCTCTGGCTTCACCTACGAGACTGTACGTCTGACTGTTTCAG AATGCATTAAGTACTACCAGAGAAACTACGGGGACAACTTTGAGCACAACATCCCTGAAAATGCCTCCTTGCTCGAGTTTTCTCCCCGGGGATCTCCACCCGAGGCCATGCCAGTTGTGCTGTGGAACTGGACAGACCCTGACACCAGTGATATGGGCCGGGGGAGGCTGCTCCGGGGCAGGAAAGTCTGGGTGGCCGAGAGAGTGACGCAAGCGGACCAAGGCAACTACACCGTGAGAGATGGCAGAGGGAAGGTCTTGTCCCGTAGCACCCTCACTGTCCGCG GGCACGCCTTCAATGTCACCCGCTTCACCAAGGAATCCCTAAACCTGCCCCTCTTTCTTCCTGTCCCTCATGCCAACCTTATTTTTACCCCCGCCCGACACCCTGACGAAACCTCCCTGGGCCCTTTCGACCCTAAGCCCCCCCGTGGCCCCGTGCAGCTGATCCGCGAGGGCCAGATAACAGACTATGACATGCGGTACAGGGGCCTCATCTCTCTGGGCAGAAATGGCTCCATCAATGAGGTCATCATAGTGAGACTGACCTCAAGGCATGATGGGGTGTATGAAATCAGAGATGGGGATGGCAACCTGGTGTCCTCCACCTTTTTGCAGGTGATCG AAAAGGGGGGTAGATGGCGAGCGCTTCTCAAGTCCATCACTGTCCCCTCCGGCATGTTTGTGTCGCTGGCTGGTTTCATCCTGTTTATGAAGCGCTACCCTAACTGCACCATTTCGCAGATCTTCGCTGGCTTCAGAGCAATCCGCACTCCACCAGCCAACCCTCCGAGGGTCAACATCCAG GACTACAGCCAGCCCTGCATTCAGCCCTCAGGCTTCAGTCACTCTCAGCAGCCTGGAACACCAAGGAAATGGATCCCGAGAGCCAGTCCAACCCATACT GGTTACGCTCCTGTTATCGCAGGAACTCCATCTCAGCTAACGCCTGCTCATGTGAGAGCTGAGAACCAGGAAGCACAGAGATTGGCAGCTGGGAGCTCCCCTAGTCATAATTTAACTACTGAG GAAACATCTaatgaggaagagaggaagattTCCTTTTCGGTGCCCGGGGCTTCAGACTGTCTCCACTCCTCTGAGGACTGCGTTCAATTCCAAATCAAGAAAGATGGAGATAAAGAAAGGTGGAGCAAATCTGAAGAGTATTTTTCTGCACTGCCACTAGACACGGACACGTCTGAATCCTGCACTGTTTACACTTCGGAGAAACTGAACCACTTATAG
- the LOC122991104 gene encoding uncharacterized protein LOC122991104 isoform X1 codes for MSSCALLAALFSLPLALGWVVLGDREEAQMVCAGKEFRLPVYSISRTVTFTPNPPGMRRVLLEKTIVKDPRFEWTRDKMLVLKEVTHEDQGLYAIKLSSGFTYETVRLTVSECIKYYQRNYGDNFEHNIPENASLLEFSPRGSPPEAMPVVLWNWTDPDTSDMGRGRLLRGRKVWVAERVTQADQGNYTVRDGRGKVLSRSTLTVRGHAFNVTRFTKESLNLPLFLPVPHANLIFTPARHPDETSLGPFDPKPPRGPVQLIREGQITDYDMRYRGLISLGRNGSINEVIIVRLTSRHDGVYEIRDGDGNLVSSTFLQVIEKGGRWRALLKSITVPSGMFVSLAGFILFMKRYPNCTISQIFAGFRAIRTPPANPPRVNIQDYSQPCIQPSGFSHSQQPGTPRKWIPRASPTHTGYAPVIAGTPSQLTPAHVRAENQEAQRLAAGSSPSHNLTTEQETSNEEERKISFSVPGASDCLHSSEDCVQFQIKKDGDKERWSKSEEYFSALPLDTDTSESCTVYTSEKLNHL; via the exons ATGTCCTCTTGTGCTCTACTCGCTGCCCTTTTCAGCCTCCCTCTTGCTTTGG GTTGGGTTGTGCTGG GTGACAGAGAAGAAGCCCAGATGGTTTGTGCCGGGAAGGAATTCCGTCTGCCGGTGTACTCGATATCAAGAACTGTGACTTTTACGCCGAACCCTCCAGGAATGAGGCGTGTCCTGCTGGAAAAAACCATT GTAAAGGACCCACGGTTCGAATGGACCAGAGATAAGATGCTAGTCCTGAAAGAAGTGACTCATGAAGATCAGGGACTTTACGCCATCAAACTGTCCTCTGGCTTCACCTACGAGACTGTACGTCTGACTGTTTCAG AATGCATTAAGTACTACCAGAGAAACTACGGGGACAACTTTGAGCACAACATCCCTGAAAATGCCTCCTTGCTCGAGTTTTCTCCCCGGGGATCTCCACCCGAGGCCATGCCAGTTGTGCTGTGGAACTGGACAGACCCTGACACCAGTGATATGGGCCGGGGGAGGCTGCTCCGGGGCAGGAAAGTCTGGGTGGCCGAGAGAGTGACGCAAGCGGACCAAGGCAACTACACCGTGAGAGATGGCAGAGGGAAGGTCTTGTCCCGTAGCACCCTCACTGTCCGCG GGCACGCCTTCAATGTCACCCGCTTCACCAAGGAATCCCTAAACCTGCCCCTCTTTCTTCCTGTCCCTCATGCCAACCTTATTTTTACCCCCGCCCGACACCCTGACGAAACCTCCCTGGGCCCTTTCGACCCTAAGCCCCCCCGTGGCCCCGTGCAGCTGATCCGCGAGGGCCAGATAACAGACTATGACATGCGGTACAGGGGCCTCATCTCTCTGGGCAGAAATGGCTCCATCAATGAGGTCATCATAGTGAGACTGACCTCAAGGCATGATGGGGTGTATGAAATCAGAGATGGGGATGGCAACCTGGTGTCCTCCACCTTTTTGCAGGTGATCG AAAAGGGGGGTAGATGGCGAGCGCTTCTCAAGTCCATCACTGTCCCCTCCGGCATGTTTGTGTCGCTGGCTGGTTTCATCCTGTTTATGAAGCGCTACCCTAACTGCACCATTTCGCAGATCTTCGCTGGCTTCAGAGCAATCCGCACTCCACCAGCCAACCCTCCGAGGGTCAACATCCAG GACTACAGCCAGCCCTGCATTCAGCCCTCAGGCTTCAGTCACTCTCAGCAGCCTGGAACACCAAGGAAATGGATCCCGAGAGCCAGTCCAACCCATACT GGTTACGCTCCTGTTATCGCAGGAACTCCATCTCAGCTAACGCCTGCTCATGTGAGAGCTGAGAACCAGGAAGCACAGAGATTGGCAGCTGGGAGCTCCCCTAGTCATAATTTAACTACTGAG CAGGAAACATCTaatgaggaagagaggaagattTCCTTTTCGGTGCCCGGGGCTTCAGACTGTCTCCACTCCTCTGAGGACTGCGTTCAATTCCAAATCAAGAAAGATGGAGATAAAGAAAGGTGGAGCAAATCTGAAGAGTATTTTTCTGCACTGCCACTAGACACGGACACGTCTGAATCCTGCACTGTTTACACTTCGGAGAAACTGAACCACTTATAG
- the prpf19 gene encoding pre-mRNA-processing factor 19 translates to MSLVCAISNEVPEHPCVSPVSNQVFERRLIEKYIAENGTDPMNGQPLSEEQLVDIKVSHPIRPKAPSATSIPAILKSLQDEWDAVMLHSFTLRQQLQTTRQELSHALYQHDAACRVIARLTKEVTAAREALATLKPQAGLVAPQAVPASQPAAAGAGGEPMEISEQVGMTPEIIQKLQDKATILTTERKKRGKTVPEELVRAEDLSKYRQVASHAGLHSASVPGILSLDLCPSDTNKVLTGGADKNVVVFDKNEEQIVATLKGHTKKVTSVIYHPSQSVVFSASPDTTIRVWSVTGGNCVQVVRAHEAGVTGLSLHATGDYLLSSSEDQYWAFSDIQTGRVLTKVTDESAGCALTCAQFHPDGLIFGTGTADSQIKIWDLKERTNVANFPGHSGPVTSIAFSENGYYLATGAQDSSLKLWDLRKLKNFKTITLDNNYEVKSLVFDQSGTYLAVGGSDIRVYICKQWSEVLNFTDHTGLVTGVAFGENAQFLTSAGMDRSLKFYSL, encoded by the exons ATGTCTTTGGTTTGTGCAA TCTCCAACGAGGTCCCAGAGCACCCGTGCGTCTCTCCGGTGTCCAACCAGGTGTTTGAGCGCCGGCTGATTGAGAAGTACATCGCTGAGAATGGGACGGACCCGATGAATGGACAACCTCTGTCGGAGGAGCAGCTCGTAGATATCAAAG TGTCCCATCCTATTAGACCAAAGGCTCCATCAGCAACAAGCATTCCTGCCATTCTCAAGTCTCTCCAAGATGAGTGG GATGCCGTTATGCTTCACAGCTTCACCCtgaggcagcagctgcagacaaCTCGTCAAGAACTGTCCCATGCCCTCTACCAGCATGATGCCGCCTGCAGAGTCATCGCTCGACTCACCAAAGAGGTCACTGCTGCGAGAGAAG CTCTTGCCACACTCAAACCCCAGGCTGGATTGGTTGCCCCTCAGGCAGTCCCTGCCTCTcagccagctgcagca GGTGCTGGTGGAGAGCCTATGGAGATTAGTGAACAGGTGGGAATGACCCCAGAGATCATCCAGAAG CTTCAAGACAAAGCCACTATCCTcaccacagagagaaagaag AGAGGAAAAACTGTCCCAGAGGAGCTGGTTAGAGCTGAGGATCTCAGTAAATACCGCCAAGTGGCCTCCCATGCT GGTCTGCACAGTGCCAGTGTACCTGGTATTCTGTCTCTGGATCTGTGTCCCTCAGACACCAACAAAGTGCTCACCG GTGGAGCTGATAAGAACGTGGTTGTGTTTGACAAGAACGAGGAGCAGATTGTGGCGACACTTAAGGGCCACACCAAAAAGGTCACCTCTGTCATTTACCATCCATCCCAG TCTGTGGTCTTCTCTGCGTCTCCAGACACCACCATTCGTGTGTGGTCCGTCACCGGGGGCAACTGTGTCCAGGTGGTGCGTGCCCACGAGGCAGGTGTCACCGGACTCTCCCTACATGCTACTGGGGACTACCTGCTCAGCTCCTCTGAGGATCAG TACTGGGCCTTTTCTGATATCCAAACTGGCAGAGTCCTCACCAAAGTCACTGATGAAAGTGCTGGCTGTG CTCTCACCTGTGCTCAGTTCCATCCTGATGGTCTCATCTTTGGTACTGGAACGGCTGACTCCCAAATCAAGATTTGGGATCTGAAGGAGCGCACCAACGTGGCCAACTTCCCTGGACACTCTGGCCCTGTCACCTCCATTGCTTTCTCTGAGAACGGATACTATCTGGCTACAG GTGCCCAGGATAGCTCTCTGAAACTGTGGGATCTGAGGAAACTGAAGAACTTCAAGACCATCACCCTGGACAACAACTATGAG GTGAAGTCCCTCGTGTTTGACCAGAGTGGTACCTACCTGGCTGTAGGAGGGTCTGACATCCGCGTCTACATCTGCAAACAGTGGTCTGAGGTCCTCAACTTCACCG ACCACACAGGATTGGTGACTGGAGTGGCCTTCGGAGAGAACGCTCAGTTCCTGACCTCAGCAGGAATGGACAGAAGTCTCAAATTTTACAGTTTGTAG